A window from Solanum stenotomum isolate F172 chromosome 7, ASM1918654v1, whole genome shotgun sequence encodes these proteins:
- the LOC125870918 gene encoding uncharacterized protein LOC125870918 — protein MEKKMDHHHHLCFLNTSQLLNLFISELTLFSYFILSHPIYFSYFIFFYPYLVKIISFLSPLFITISLLLLALVNNTISPAFFISSPDSDNVSTILLSFKNALLEADAEIEEFDRFEDFEVYKIVFQENPIEFFHYTSPEESEKSLLDSSVQEKDSAIATATVDLENSGVVVEMDEFESKNCADNVERKKIEEMGTKVEKVVEKGEMMMGNGSKEVDKVKKAHSWSNLDQNLGSYGSMRKEKEWTRTLACKLYEERHNASSDEGMDLLWETYELDSGKSKLKRDNTTKKKKKKGESTSKSKSKSYKKYEEDEGEEEEEEDMNEQQLCCLQALKFSAGKINLGMGKPNLVKISKAIKGFGWLHHVTKKNKVHCGDRF, from the coding sequence ATGGAGAAGAAAAtggatcatcatcatcatctctgCTTCTTAAACACTAGTCAATTACTCAATCTCTTCATTTCTGAGTTAACTCTCTTCTCTTACTTCATTCTCTCTCACCCTATTTACTTCTCttacttcatcttcttctatCCTTACCTTGTTAAAATCATCTCATTTCTCTCCCCTCTCTTCATCACCATTTCCCTTTTACTCCTTGCACTTGTCAACAACACCATCTCCCCTGCTTTTTTCATATCTTCCCCTGACTCAGATAATGTTAGTACTATTCTGCTATCTTTCAAGAATGCTCTACTGGAAGCTGATGCTGAAATTGAGGAGTTTGATCGTTTTGAGGATTTTGAAGTTTACAAGATTGTgtttcaagaaaacccaattgAGTTTTTTCACTATACATCCcctgaagaaagtgaaaaatcaCTTCTTGATTCTTCAGTTCAAGAAAAAGACTCTGCCATTGCCACTGCCACAGTTGATCTTGAAAATTCAGGGGTTGTAGTGGAAATGGATGAGTTTGAAAGCAAGAATTGTGCTGATAATGTGGAAAGGAAGAAAATTGAGGAAATGGGCACGAAGGTCGAGAAAGTTGTTGAAAAAGGAGAAATGATGATGGGAAATGGATCCAAGGAGGTGGATAAAGTGAAAAAGGCACATTCTTGGAGTAATCTTGACCAGAATTTAGGGAGTTATGGATCTATGAGGAAAGAAAAAGAGTGGACAAGGACATTAGCATGTAAACTTTATGAAGAAAGGCACAATGCTAGTAGTGATGAAGGAATGGATTTGTTATGGGAAACTTATGAATTAGACTCTGGAAAGAGCAAACTTAAAAGGGATAACActacaaagaagaagaagaagaaaggagaatccacatccaaatccaaatccaaaagCTACAAAAAGTATGAAGAAGACGAAggcgaagaagaagaagaagaagatatgaaTGAACAACAGTTATGTTGCTTACAGGCTCTCAAGTTCTCAGCTGGAAAGATTAATTTAGGAATGGGAAAGCCTAATCTTGTTAAGATTTCCAAAGCAATTAAAGGGTTTGGATGGTTACATCATGTCACCAAGAAAAACAAGGTCCATTGTGGAGATAGATTTTAG